In Natrinema versiforme, the following are encoded in one genomic region:
- a CDS encoding (2Fe-2S)-binding protein, which yields MSQEKKSADSIRVCINGERERLDIEPGETLMSSLRRAGHYSVKNGCDEGVCGACNVILGEEGLTRSCLVPAASCDGDDVMTVEGLLDDDGRLHPLQEEFLDRGAAQCGYCIPGVLLSGYDLLQRDTVPTEEAIADALSGNICRCTGYVQQIEAIQAAAERLPDAEPAAEGEH from the coding sequence ATGAGCCAGGAAAAGAAATCAGCAGATTCTATCCGCGTCTGCATCAACGGCGAACGCGAACGGCTCGATATCGAGCCCGGCGAGACGCTCATGTCAAGTCTCCGGCGAGCGGGCCACTACAGCGTCAAAAACGGCTGTGACGAGGGGGTCTGTGGTGCCTGTAACGTGATCCTCGGAGAGGAGGGCCTCACCCGCTCGTGTCTCGTTCCCGCGGCGAGTTGCGACGGTGACGACGTGATGACCGTCGAGGGGCTGCTCGACGACGACGGCCGGCTCCATCCGCTCCAGGAGGAATTTCTCGACCGGGGCGCTGCCCAGTGTGGCTACTGTATCCCCGGCGTGTTGCTCTCCGGCTATGACCTGCTTCAGCGCGACACGGTACCGACCGAGGAGGCGATCGCCGACGCCCTGAGCGGGAACATCTGCCGCTGTACCGGCTACGTCCAGCAGATCGAAGCGATACAGGCCGCGGCCGAGCGCCTCCCCGACGCGGAGCCGGCGGCCGAGGGAGAGCACTGA
- a CDS encoding uracil-xanthine permease family protein, with product MSGPSATKSESDSVVLYDIEDRPPMAEAIPLGIQHVLAMFLGNVAPPLILAGAVGSATGETTFLVQMALIVAGVATLVQVFPIGPVGARLPIVMGTSFAFLGPLIGIGSQFGLAAVFGTALIAAPVEMVMGVTLDRFRRYFPPLVTGIVVMLIGLTLIPTGMDYAAGASAGPGAEGYGSFLNLGLAGLVLVTTLVLNQFFEGFLRVISVFVGIAVGYVAAIALGVVDFSGVATAGWITVPIPLKYGLSFPPSAVLTMAFLYIVTGMETIGDISGTVAATGRDATKAELRGGLLADGVMSIFGAVFNAMPNTSFSQNVGLVNFTGVASRYVVGIGGVALIILGFVPKIGAVVSAMPDAVLGGGALILFAMIFSSGARIILQNVTLDHRNSTILALSIALGLGVSLRPELLANFPDEVQTLFGSALVSGGISALVLNIVLPGGGVGFGPTEYTDGLTPEMPMQIGEKTTDSPTEPVPDDD from the coding sequence ATGAGTGGTCCATCAGCCACCAAATCAGAAAGCGACTCCGTCGTACTGTACGATATCGAAGACAGACCACCGATGGCGGAGGCGATTCCGCTGGGCATCCAGCACGTCCTTGCGATGTTCCTCGGAAACGTCGCGCCGCCGCTGATCCTCGCGGGTGCAGTCGGCTCCGCGACTGGAGAGACGACGTTTCTGGTCCAGATGGCGCTGATCGTCGCTGGCGTCGCGACGCTCGTTCAGGTCTTCCCCATCGGGCCGGTCGGTGCGCGACTCCCGATCGTCATGGGAACGAGTTTCGCCTTCCTCGGTCCGTTGATCGGGATTGGCAGTCAGTTCGGATTAGCCGCGGTGTTCGGGACGGCGTTGATCGCCGCGCCCGTCGAGATGGTCATGGGAGTCACGTTGGACCGATTCAGGCGATACTTCCCACCGCTGGTCACGGGCATCGTCGTGATGCTCATCGGGCTGACGCTCATTCCGACCGGGATGGACTACGCCGCTGGTGCCTCTGCAGGACCAGGTGCCGAGGGGTACGGCTCCTTCCTCAATCTCGGTCTCGCGGGGCTCGTCTTGGTGACGACGCTCGTCCTCAACCAGTTCTTCGAGGGGTTCCTTCGAGTGATCAGCGTCTTCGTCGGTATCGCTGTCGGCTACGTCGCAGCGATCGCGCTGGGCGTCGTCGACTTCTCGGGCGTCGCGACTGCCGGATGGATCACCGTTCCGATCCCGCTGAAATACGGGCTCTCGTTCCCGCCGAGCGCCGTCCTCACGATGGCATTTCTGTACATCGTTACCGGGATGGAGACGATCGGCGATATCTCCGGGACCGTCGCGGCGACGGGCCGGGACGCGACCAAAGCGGAACTCCGCGGTGGGTTGCTCGCTGACGGCGTGATGAGCATATTCGGGGCCGTATTCAACGCAATGCCGAACACGTCGTTTTCACAGAATGTCGGACTCGTGAATTTTACCGGCGTCGCGAGCCGCTACGTCGTCGGAATCGGTGGTGTCGCCCTGATAATCCTCGGGTTCGTCCCGAAGATCGGTGCGGTCGTCTCCGCGATGCCGGACGCCGTCCTCGGCGGCGGTGCGCTGATTCTGTTCGCAATGATCTTCTCCTCGGGCGCACGCATCATCCTCCAGAACGTCACCCTCGACCACCGGAACTCGACGATTCTCGCCCTGTCCATCGCGCTCGGACTCGGCGTCTCGCTCCGCCCCGAACTCCTTGCGAACTTTCCCGACGAGGTACAGACCCTGTTCGGCTCCGCGCTCGTCAGCGGCGGGATCTCCGCGCTCGTCCTCAATATCGTTCTTCCCGGCGGGGGCGTTGGATTCGGACCGACGGAGTACACCGACGGGCTCACGCCGGAGATGCCGATGCAGATCGGCGAGAAGACGACCGACAGTCCGACCGAACCCGTGCCTGACGATGATTGA
- a CDS encoding site-specific integrase, whose translation MDSSETRVSDRSRGGDNPVRDATQSYLKTLGDGSRTAVGHVLDEFIRECELERFDDINRDLCRVYGEYLTAETNRTDRDLSGRTAHTYYDYVRAFLSFCVGEGLLDTNPAHQNDIEKFLPGIDTQPDRQFWSVDQRETLLRHFDRQVDSALEPPRAPYEIRLERYRLRALIAVLGLTGVRGGEVFSKPRDERRNGITWTDVDIEGDTLTVRGKVKRTDRNPFEDVQLPDRAASKLAKYYEVADPPTDEWPVFPTNHYPSKRKALEREFSETRVDTMLERNAIDELLREHEVPPPAISTNGTRSVLKRISESLAPLYECIEYDSDANVYLKPHGARRGLGHELVRKGHTTVAQKSLRHGSPDVTEQSYQNVKASETAKDVTDILEQRSDER comes from the coding sequence ATGGATTCCAGCGAAACCCGGGTTTCTGACCGCTCGAGAGGAGGGGACAACCCGGTCAGAGATGCAACGCAGTCGTACCTGAAAACGCTCGGCGACGGCTCACGGACGGCCGTCGGACATGTCCTCGATGAGTTCATCCGCGAATGCGAACTCGAGCGGTTCGACGATATCAATCGCGATCTCTGTCGTGTCTATGGCGAGTATCTGACCGCCGAAACCAATCGCACCGACCGCGACCTCTCGGGACGGACGGCTCACACCTACTACGACTACGTGCGGGCGTTCCTCTCTTTTTGTGTCGGCGAAGGGCTGTTAGATACGAATCCGGCTCACCAGAACGATATCGAGAAATTCCTGCCGGGAATCGACACCCAGCCCGACCGCCAGTTCTGGTCGGTTGACCAACGAGAGACACTACTTCGGCACTTCGACCGGCAGGTCGACAGCGCCCTCGAGCCGCCACGTGCCCCCTACGAGATCCGTCTCGAGCGGTACCGGCTTCGGGCACTGATCGCCGTTCTCGGACTGACGGGCGTCCGCGGTGGGGAAGTGTTCTCGAAACCGCGTGACGAACGCCGCAACGGGATCACGTGGACCGATGTCGATATTGAGGGGGATACGCTCACCGTCCGCGGGAAGGTCAAACGAACTGATCGCAATCCCTTCGAAGACGTGCAGCTCCCTGATCGGGCGGCGTCGAAACTCGCAAAGTACTACGAGGTCGCCGACCCACCGACCGACGAGTGGCCGGTCTTTCCCACGAATCACTACCCCTCGAAGCGGAAAGCGCTTGAGCGAGAGTTCTCCGAGACCCGCGTCGATACGATGCTCGAGCGAAACGCAATCGATGAGCTGCTACGCGAGCACGAGGTTCCGCCACCCGCGATCTCAACGAACGGCACGCGGTCGGTCCTGAAACGGATCTCGGAGTCGCTGGCACCGCTGTATGAGTGTATCGAGTACGATTCTGATGCGAACGTCTATCTGAAACCCCACGGCGCGAGACGTGGACTCGGGCACGAACTGGTCCGCAAAGGTCACACGACAGTTGCACAGAAATCGTTGCGCCACGGCTCGCCGGATGTGACCGAACAGTCCTACCAGAACGTGAAGGCCAGCGAAACGGCGAAAGACGTCACTGACATCCTCGAGCAAAGGAGTGACGAACGATGA
- a CDS encoding urease accessory protein UreF: MTTDPSAFLTALRLSDSFLPVGGYTASYGLEQYLNEDRIEDGDDLRKLIAAYLQRVVGPCETVALSNAHAASAAVDLERLLAVDERLHAVTMPQEFRESSTKAGAKLCELLESGAGTTVSNPNGSRQMQDEASASATDGGDIVADFAAAIKADATPGHYPVVFGVVTAARGLSRLESCLAHAHSFVTGLLGAAQRLGRFGHTEIQSVLEILEPEIRAICERHIDDDIAAMASFAPLAEIMGMRHEHAGRRLFMS; encoded by the coding sequence ATGACCACTGATCCGAGTGCGTTTCTGACGGCGCTTCGACTCTCGGACTCGTTTCTCCCGGTTGGCGGCTACACCGCCTCCTACGGGCTCGAGCAGTACCTCAACGAAGACCGGATCGAGGACGGCGACGACCTTCGGAAACTGATCGCGGCCTACCTGCAGCGCGTGGTCGGCCCGTGCGAGACCGTGGCGCTGTCGAACGCACACGCCGCGAGCGCCGCCGTCGATCTCGAGCGGTTGCTGGCCGTCGACGAACGGCTGCACGCGGTAACGATGCCGCAGGAGTTCCGCGAGAGTTCGACGAAAGCGGGTGCGAAGCTCTGTGAGCTGCTGGAATCGGGCGCGGGGACGACGGTTTCGAACCCGAACGGGAGCCGTCAAATGCAGGACGAAGCCTCTGCGTCGGCGACTGACGGGGGCGACATCGTGGCCGACTTCGCCGCCGCGATCAAGGCCGATGCGACGCCGGGCCACTATCCGGTCGTCTTCGGTGTCGTCACCGCGGCGCGGGGACTCTCGCGACTCGAGTCCTGTCTCGCACACGCACACTCGTTCGTGACAGGACTGCTCGGGGCCGCACAGCGACTCGGCCGGTTCGGCCACACCGAGATCCAGTCGGTACTCGAGATACTGGAACCGGAGATAAGGGCGATCTGCGAGCGCCACATCGACGACGACATCGCGGCGATGGCCTCGTTCGCGCCGCTGGCCGAGATCATGGGGATGCGGCACGAACACGCCGGCAGACGGCTGTTTATGAGCTGA
- the ureE gene encoding urease accessory protein UreE, translated as MERIDGIVGNVHADDDLAALRTEYAVRDAVERVVIDAENRRRSRFRTTTDAGTDVGVIVDKPAVSAGDVLLVDDDRMIVVAFEPLDAISISLPEATDEALAAAVELGHRVGNQHWDLAVEDGTVYVPLEADRHIVERVVEDVVPGTELRETTVEADLFVTDLDNGGDRSGGEPGHTHGADHDHSHGTGHDHSHGTGHEHSHDH; from the coding sequence ATGGAACGAATCGACGGCATCGTCGGGAACGTCCACGCCGACGACGACCTCGCAGCGCTGCGCACAGAGTACGCGGTCCGCGACGCCGTAGAGCGCGTCGTTATCGACGCCGAGAACCGCCGCCGGTCGCGGTTCCGGACGACGACCGATGCGGGGACGGACGTCGGCGTCATCGTCGACAAGCCCGCGGTGTCGGCCGGCGACGTCCTGCTCGTCGATGACGATCGGATGATCGTCGTCGCGTTCGAACCGCTGGACGCGATCTCGATCTCGCTGCCCGAGGCGACGGACGAGGCGCTCGCGGCGGCGGTCGAACTCGGACACCGCGTCGGGAACCAGCACTGGGACCTCGCCGTCGAGGACGGGACCGTCTACGTCCCGCTCGAGGCCGACCGGCACATCGTCGAGCGCGTCGTCGAGGATGTCGTCCCCGGCACCGAACTTCGGGAGACGACCGTCGAGGCCGACCTGTTCGTGACGGATCTCGACAACGGAGGGGACAGGTCGGGCGGTGAGCCTGGCCACACCCACGGTGCGGACCACGACCACAGCCACGGTACAGGCCACGACCACAGTCACGGTACAGGCCACGAGCACAGCCATGACCACTGA
- a CDS encoding urease accessory protein UreD gives MSAGADPARLPPAFEAYADESLAQAPAGGPGKNGLLEATFARSGDGPTRMVRDRVKVPYHLTGTLDTDPAPGLATLVAQEPTGGVAQGDRHRMAIETKLGARAHATTQSATKVHSMAANYAHLETSLRAESGSYLEYVPGPTIVNENARCLQTVAVDLAADAVVVVADVLVPDGLTDHEPFGFDHYHARVEAECDGQLVCADAVDLRPDERDPRDPASVGEYGVVGTLYVFAPSAEHGDRDDGAVAADGSSRNPDLESLTEAVHDRIADRDGVHVGVSRLPYDAGVIVRLLGHRQADVTEALRGAWDETRQATLGVGIPADRRY, from the coding sequence GTGAGCGCCGGCGCAGATCCGGCGCGGCTGCCGCCCGCCTTCGAGGCCTACGCCGACGAATCGCTCGCGCAGGCCCCCGCCGGCGGTCCCGGGAAGAACGGGCTGCTCGAGGCGACCTTTGCCCGCAGCGGCGACGGGCCGACCCGCATGGTCCGGGACCGCGTGAAGGTACCCTACCACCTGACTGGAACTCTCGACACCGATCCAGCGCCCGGGCTCGCGACGCTGGTCGCACAGGAGCCGACCGGCGGCGTCGCACAGGGCGACCGCCACCGGATGGCTATCGAGACCAAGCTCGGTGCCCGCGCGCACGCCACCACCCAGAGCGCGACGAAGGTCCACAGCATGGCCGCCAACTACGCCCACCTCGAGACGTCGCTTCGAGCCGAGTCGGGGAGCTACCTCGAGTACGTGCCGGGACCGACGATCGTCAACGAAAATGCACGCTGTCTCCAGACGGTAGCCGTCGACCTCGCGGCCGACGCGGTCGTGGTCGTCGCCGACGTGCTCGTCCCGGACGGGTTGACCGACCACGAGCCGTTCGGGTTCGACCACTACCACGCGCGCGTCGAGGCCGAGTGCGACGGGCAATTAGTCTGTGCCGACGCCGTCGATCTGCGCCCCGACGAGCGCGATCCGCGGGACCCGGCCAGCGTCGGCGAGTACGGCGTCGTCGGGACGCTGTACGTCTTCGCTCCGAGTGCCGAGCACGGAGACAGGGACGACGGTGCAGTCGCAGCCGACGGATCGAGCCGGAACCCGGACCTCGAGTCACTGACCGAGGCCGTGCACGACCGGATCGCGGACCGCGACGGCGTCCACGTCGGCGTCTCGAGGCTGCCGTACGACGCCGGGGTGATCGTCCGACTCCTCGGCCACCGGCAAGCCGACGTGACCGAGGCGCTCCGCGGTGCGTGGGACGAAACGAGACAGGCGACACTGGGGGTCGGCATACCCGCCGACCGGCGATACTGA
- the ureG gene encoding urease accessory protein UreG → MGYRDVAKVGLGGPVGSGKTALVRRLVPELVERDYEVGVIANDIMTQEDADVFRESFADLLPADLVEGVETGACPHTGIREDPSMNLAAIDEFTERHPELDVVLIESGGDNLAATFNPELADYFLFVISVAEGEDIPRKRGPGVTQADLLVVNKTDLAPHVDADLTVIEEDAAAVRGDDPFVFTNCKDGEGVDSVLEHVEREVLFA, encoded by the coding sequence ATGGGGTATCGCGACGTTGCGAAGGTCGGCCTCGGCGGTCCCGTTGGCTCGGGCAAGACGGCGCTGGTCCGTCGGCTCGTCCCCGAACTCGTCGAGCGCGACTACGAGGTCGGCGTCATCGCCAACGACATCATGACCCAAGAGGACGCCGACGTCTTCCGCGAGTCCTTCGCGGACCTGCTCCCCGCGGATCTGGTCGAGGGCGTCGAAACCGGGGCCTGTCCCCACACGGGCATCCGCGAGGATCCGTCGATGAACCTCGCGGCCATCGACGAGTTCACCGAGCGCCACCCCGAACTGGACGTGGTCCTGATCGAGAGCGGCGGCGACAACCTCGCCGCGACGTTCAATCCCGAACTCGCGGACTACTTCCTGTTCGTCATCTCGGTCGCCGAGGGCGAGGACATCCCGCGCAAGCGCGGCCCCGGCGTCACCCAAGCCGATCTACTGGTCGTCAACAAGACCGACCTCGCACCCCACGTCGACGCCGATCTGACCGTGATCGAAGAAGACGCCGCCGCAGTCCGGGGTGACGACCCCTTCGTCTTCACCAACTGCAAGGACGGCGAGGGGGTCGATAGCGTCCTCGAGCACGTCGAGCGGGAGGTGTTGTTCGCGTGA